CCGCGTAATAGTTCATCGGATTCGGGCAATGCGGATTGGCGGTGAGCAGATCGTTGATATCCTTGACTGTCACGCGGCCGTGGCCATTTTGCGCGGCGATGTAGCCGCTCGAACCGCCGTGGCCGACGATATAGAGCCAGTTTTCGTCCAGGCACAGCCCGGCGTCGAAGAACGCCTCGATCGCCGCCTTCGCCTCGGCGGCCGTCGGCTTGTCGAGGTATTCGACGTTCTCCTCGCCGATCTTCTTGCCGAAAAACGCATTGGCCTTCTCGCCGTTACGTTTCATCCAGCCCTTGCCCGGGGCGTCGCCGAGGTTGATGACGAGCGCACGGCAAACCGTCGGTATCGGGATGTTATCGGTCGAGCAGATGTACACGCAGCCCTCGTCCACGTCTTCGGTCGGGTCGTCGCCGTCCGGGTCTTCCGGATCGGGCGGGCCGTCGTCATCGTCGTCGTCGTCCGCGTCGTCGTCGGGATCGGTATCGTCGTCGTCATCATCGTCGTCGTCGTCGCCGTACCAGGACAGGAAGTTGAAGTAGTGGTCCTCGATCTCGCCGTGGCCAAACTCGCCGGAGCCGTCCCAGCCGTCTTCGCCGAACGGATCGCCGTCCACCTCCTCGCGCGTCAGCGAGACGCGGATCCACGACTCCCACCCGAACTTGCCGTTGGTGACCGGATACTCGACCGGGTCGGTGAGCACCCACTTCGACTCGCCGGGCGCCACGTCATCGACCGGGAAATTCTGCACGAGCCACTCGACACCGAGGTTGTTGCGCTTCCACTCGCCGTCGCGGTTCGTGTCCACGAGGATATTGATGTAGCGCGTGGTGTCCGGCGCGTCTTCGTGCACACTGACCTTCACCAGGAAACGCACCGTCAGCTCGAAGGTCTGCGGATCGATATAGAACTGCCAGTATACCTCGTTGTCCTTGTCGTTGTTGACGAGGTTCGGAACGCCGTCCGGATCGGCCGGATCGTCCGCGTCTTCCTCGCCGGAGACATCGTCGCCGATCCACTCCTCGTCCCACACGAGCGTGTGGCCGCCGGGGCGGTCGTTGATCGAGTTGTCCGTGTTCCACAGCGTCGGGAAATGGCCGTCGATGTCGCCAATGACGTAAGCGCCGACGTTGCCGGGATCGAGCGTGTCGTCCGGCGCGTCGCCGTAGTCGCCCTCGGGGCCGCCGAGCTTGGGCCGGGCGCCGCTCTTGGACGAGCCCGTCACATCTTCGGTGATCGGCGAGAACATGCGTACGATTTCCACGTCCGCGACGAATAGCCCCGTGTCGTTCAGCACCGGCCACCAACGCTGATTCTCGACGTCCATCGAGCCGGTGTCGGGGTCGGTATACACGAAGCGTGCGTCGTGTTCGTAGTCCGCGAACGGCTGATCGTCGAGGAATGCAAACCAGTAGTCGCCGTCCGGCGCGTCCGTCTCGCCGTCGTAGGGTTCGAGCGTGTCGCCCGCGCCAAGCTTGCTTGCGACGGCATAGGCCACGAACGCGCCGTCATCCGGATCGCCGCTCGTGTCGAGCTGTTCGACGATGCGCGTCAAAAGCGCCTGGACATCGGGCACCTCGCCGGCGTCGTCATCGTCGTCGTCGTCATCGTCGCCGCCGAGGCTGTCGTCGTCGTCCGCGTCATCGTCGTCGCCGCGGTCATCGTCGTCGTCATCGTCACCGCATGAGCATCCGGCCGAAACGGCCAGGGCGATGCCCAAAAGAAACACCAGAAAAAACCGGAACCGTGCCATGGGACCCTCCCATTCGGGGGACGGCGGCGCGACCGAAAATCACCACGGACGCGCGCCGCCCGCGTTCACCACGTATTTTAGTCGACGACGATAACACGATTTCGGAGCGACGGGGCGGATTTTTTATCGGGACGGGAGGAGAGGGACCGGTCCTTACGGATTGCCGAGCGCGACAAGTCCGAAAAATACCGTGTTGTTCACGAAATGCGCGGCCATACCCGGCAAAACGGAGTCGGTGCGGTCGCGCATGAGTCCGAAGAGGGCGCCAAGAAGCGTCACGAACACCAGGCCCGTTACGTTGTACGCAAATCCGACATGCGCGTAGGCGAAAAACGCGGTCGTTATGACGATTGCGACAACCGGGCCGAACGACTTCTTGATGCCGCGGAACAGGAAGCCGCGGAACAACAATTCCTCGACGACCGGCGCGCCGACGCACACCACGGCGAACATCAGCCCGCGTGATTGCGTCAACTTGTAGGCGGTTTCGTACCACTCGCCCGTTTCGAGCCCGGCAAGCCGCACCACCGCTTCCGATACGATGGTGAAAACAATGAAGACGCCCATCCAGAAGCCGAACGCTCGCCACGACACGCGCGCAACGCCCATGTATTCGAGCGCGCCCCATGACGTTTGCCTTCGAATGAGAAAAGAAACGATGAGAAGCAGGACGATTTGATAGAACAGATTGCCGATCCAGTGCGACGGATAAACGCCTTGCTGAAGCGAAGTTTCGAACTGCTTCAGGCTGTCGTATTCGAGGTCGGTTTCGACGAGCATTTCGCCCATGCCGATAAGCGATATGGCGAGCGATCCGAGAAACGTCGCGACAAACCAGACGCCAATAAAAATCAGGATGGTCGAT
This sequence is a window from bacterium. Protein-coding genes within it:
- a CDS encoding CPBP family intramembrane metalloprotease → MRPIYRQERDGYGGLSTILIFIGVWFVATFLGSLAISLIGMGEMLVETDLEYDSLKQFETSLQQGVYPSHWIGNLFYQIVLLLIVSFLIRRQTSWGALEYMGVARVSWRAFGFWMGVFIVFTIVSEAVVRLAGLETGEWYETAYKLTQSRGLMFAVVCVGAPVVEELLFRGFLFRGIKKSFGPVVAIVITTAFFAYAHVGFAYNVTGLVFVTLLGALFGLMRDRTDSVLPGMAAHFVNNTVFFGLVALGNP